A genomic segment from Amia ocellicauda isolate fAmiCal2 chromosome 13, fAmiCal2.hap1, whole genome shotgun sequence encodes:
- the LOC136766585 gene encoding protocadherin-10 isoform X2: MIVLFLLLCIVDGVVSQIRYSVPEEQDHGTFVGNIAEDLGLDITKLSSRRFQTVPSSRTPYLEVNLENGVLFVNEKIDREQICKQSATCLLHLEVFLENPLELFRVEIEIVDINDNPPSFPEPDITVEISESATPGTRFPLESAFDPDVGTNALRTYEITTNSYFYLDVQTQGDGNKFAELVLEKPLDREQQAVHRYVLTAVDGGLPQRTGTALLVVKVLDSNDNVPVFDQSVYTVSLPENSPVGTLVIQLNATDMDEGQNGEIVYSFSNHISPRVKDLFNIDPRTGRIEVSGEVDFEESSMYQIYVQAKDLGPNAVPAHCKVLVKVLDVNDNAPDISFSTVTESVSEKAAPGTVIALLSVTDKDSGENGQIHCEILGDVPFKLKSSFRNYYTIVTDGPLDRENADSYTITVVAKDKGSPSQTASKSIKVQVSDENDNSPRFTQPIYDVYVTENNVPGAYIYAVSAVDPDIGQNAYISYSILECDIQGMSVFTYVSINSENGYLYALRSFDYEQLKDFSFMVQAKDSGSPELSTNATVNVIIVDQNDNAPSVIAPLGKNGTAKEHLPRSAEPGYLVTRIVAMDADDGENARLSYSILRGNEMGMFRMDWRTGELRTARRVPSKRDPHHPYDLLIEVRDHGQPPLSSTASVVVLIVDSIVEGHSGDRGSPKTKETSLDLTLILIIALGSVSFIFLLAMIVLAIRCQKDKKLNIYTCLASDCCLCCSSCCSRQARARKKKLSKSDIMLVQSSNVTNTAQVPVEESGSFGSHHQNQNYCYQVCLTPESAKTDLMFLKPCSPARSTDTDHNPCGAIVTGYTDQQPDIISNGSILSNETKHQRAELSYLVDRPRRVNSSAFQEADIVSSKDSGHGDSEQGDSDHDATNRGHASGADLFSNCTEECKALGHSDRCWMPSFVPSDGRQAADYRSNLHVPGMDSVPDTERGKGFASPFRVDIPETA, encoded by the exons GTGTTATTTCTCCTGCTCTGCATCGTGGATGGAGTGGTTTCCCAGATCCGCTATTCTGTGCCAGAGGAGCAGGACCATGGCACGTTTGTGGGGAATATTGCCGAGGATTTGGGCTTGGACATCACCAAACTTTCCTCTCGCAGGTTTCAGACTGTGCCCAGCTCCAGGACTCCGTACCTCGAAGTGAATTTGGAGAACGGGGTGCTTTTTGTGAATGAGAAAATCGACAGGGAACAGATCTGCAAACAGAGTGCGACCTGCCTTCTACACCTGGAGGTATTTTTAGAAAACCCTTTGGAGCTTTTCCGTGTGGAAATCGAAATAGTGGATATCAATGACAACCCCCCCAGCTTCCCCGAACCTGACATTACTGTTGAAATTTCGGAAAGTGCCACTCCTGGAACCCGCTTCCCACTGGAGAGCGCATTCGACCCCGATGTGGGCACCAATGCGCTCCGCACCTATGAAATCACCACCAACAGCTATTTTTACCTCGATGTGCAAACACAAGGTGATGGGAACAAGTTTGCAGAATTAGTATTGGAAAAGCCACTGGACAGGGAGCAGCAGGCGGTGCACAGGTACGTACTAACAGCAGTGGATGGGGGTCTGCCCCAGAGGACTGGCACGGCGCTGCTGGTGGTTAAAGTGCTAGACTCCAATGATAATGTGCCAGTCTTTGATCAGTCGGTGTATACGGTCAGCTTACCCGAAAACTCGCCAGTGGGCACTCTGGTCATTCAGTTAAATGCTACCGACATGGACGAGGGACAGAATGGGGAAATTGTCTATTCTTTTAGCAATCACATTTCTCCAAGAGTAAAGGATCTGTTTAATATCGACCCCAGAACGGGCAGGATTGAAGTGAGTGGGGAGGTCGACTTTGAGGAGAGCAGTATGTATCAAATCTACGTGCAGGCGAAAGATCTGGGACCTAACGCTGTGCCAGCCCACTGTAAAGTCCTGGTCAAGGTGCTGGATGTGAATGATAATGCCCCGGACATTAGTTTCAGCACAGTGACCGAGTCGGTGAGCGAGAAGGCTGCCCCTGGCACCGTGATCGCCCTGCTCAGCGTCACCGACAAGGACTCCGGGGAAAACGGGCAGATCCACTGCGAGATCCTGGGAGACGTCCCTTTCAAGCTCAAGTCTTCTTTTCGGAACTATTACACCATTGTTACGGATGGACCTCTGGACAGGGAAAATGCCGATTCATACACCATCACAGTGGTGGCAAAAGACAAGGGTTCCCCGTCCCAGACAGCGAGCAAGTCCATTAAAGTGCAGGTGTCAGATGAAAATGACAACTCTCCCAGATTTACGCAGCCCATTTATGATGTCTATGTGACTGAAAATAATGTACCCGGGGCTTATATTTATGCAGTAAGCGCCGTGGATCCCGACATCGGGCAAAATGCTTATATTTCTTACTCCATATTGGAGTGCGATATTCAGGGCATGTCAGTTTTTACCTATGTGTCAATCAATTCTGAAAACGGCTACCTTTACGCGCTGAGATCATTTGATTATGAGCAATTGAAAGACTTCAGCTTCATGGTTCAGGCGAAAGACTCCGGCAGCCCTGAGTTATCCACCAATGCGACAGTTAATGTGATCATAGTGGATCAAAATGACAATGCGCCTTCAGTCATTGCCCCGCTTGGCAAAAACGGCACAGCCAAAGAACATCTGCCCAGATCTGCAGAACCTGGCTATTTGGTGACCCGGATAGTGGCCATGGATGCAGATGATGGAGAAAACGCTCGTCTGTCTTATAGTATATTAAGGGGAAATGAAATGGGCATGTTTCGGATGGACTGGAGGACTGGTGAGCTGAGGACTGCCAGAAGGGTCCCCAGCAAAAGAGACCCGCATCACCCTTACGACTTGTTGATCGAGGTGAGGGACCACGGACAGCCACCTCTTTCCTCCACAGCCAGCGTGGTGGTTCTCATAGTGGACAGTATTGTGGAAGGCCACAGTGGGGATCGTGGGTCCCCCAAAACTAAAGAGACGTCCCTCGATTTGACTCTGATACTCATTATCGCCCTGGGCTCCGTGTCTTTTATCTTCCTCCTGGCGATGATAGTACTGGCCATCCGATGTCAAAAGGACAAAAAATTGAACATTTACACGTGTCTGGCCAGTGACTGCTGCCTCTGCTGCAGTTCTTGCTGTAGCAGGCAGGCAAGAGCCAGGAAGAAAAAGCTTAGCAAGTCAGATATCATGCTGGTGCAGAGCTCTAATGTCACCAACACTGCCCAGGTCCCAGTAGAGGAATCCGGGAGCTTTGGTTCCCATCATCAAAACCAGAACTATTGCTACCAGGTATGTCTCACACCGGAATCGGCCAAAACTGATCTCATGTTCCTAAAGCCCTGTAGTCCTGCTAGGAGCACAGACACTGACCACAATCCCTGTGGAGCCATAGTGACAGGTTATACAGACCAGCAGCCTGACATCATATCTAACGGCAGCATATTATCAAACGAG ACAAAACACCAGCGAGCTGAACTCAGTTACCTTGTTGATAGACCGCGGCGTGTTAACAG TTCTGCTTTCCAGGAAGCAGATATAGTGAGTTCTAAAGACAGTGGACATGGTGATAGTGAACAAGGAGACAGTGACCATGATGCCACCAATCGAGGTCATGCATCTG gCGCTGATCTTTTTTCAAATTGCACAGAAGAGTGCAAAGCCCTAGGGCACTCAGATCGATGCTGGATGCCCTCCTTTGTGCCATCCGATGGCCGCCAGGCTGCAGATTATCGTAGCAATCTGCATGTTCCAGGAATGGACTCTGTGCCAGACACTGAG CGCGGAAAAGGATTTGCTAGTCCCTTTCGCGTGGACATACCTGAGACAGCATGA
- the LOC136766585 gene encoding protocadherin-10 isoform X3, protein MIVLFLLLCIVDGVVSQIRYSVPEEQDHGTFVGNIAEDLGLDITKLSSRRFQTVPSSRTPYLEVNLENGVLFVNEKIDREQICKQSATCLLHLEVFLENPLELFRVEIEIVDINDNPPSFPEPDITVEISESATPGTRFPLESAFDPDVGTNALRTYEITTNSYFYLDVQTQGDGNKFAELVLEKPLDREQQAVHRYVLTAVDGGLPQRTGTALLVVKVLDSNDNVPVFDQSVYTVSLPENSPVGTLVIQLNATDMDEGQNGEIVYSFSNHISPRVKDLFNIDPRTGRIEVSGEVDFEESSMYQIYVQAKDLGPNAVPAHCKVLVKVLDVNDNAPDISFSTVTESVSEKAAPGTVIALLSVTDKDSGENGQIHCEILGDVPFKLKSSFRNYYTIVTDGPLDRENADSYTITVVAKDKGSPSQTASKSIKVQVSDENDNSPRFTQPIYDVYVTENNVPGAYIYAVSAVDPDIGQNAYISYSILECDIQGMSVFTYVSINSENGYLYALRSFDYEQLKDFSFMVQAKDSGSPELSTNATVNVIIVDQNDNAPSVIAPLGKNGTAKEHLPRSAEPGYLVTRIVAMDADDGENARLSYSILRGNEMGMFRMDWRTGELRTARRVPSKRDPHHPYDLLIEVRDHGQPPLSSTASVVVLIVDSIVEGHSGDRGSPKTKETSLDLTLILIIALGSVSFIFLLAMIVLAIRCQKDKKLNIYTCLASDCCLCCSSCCSRQARARKKKLSKSDIMLVQSSNVTNTAQVPVEESGSFGSHHQNQNYCYQTKHQRAELSYLVDRPRRVNSSAFQEADIVSSKDSGHGDSEQGDSDHDATNRGHASGADLFSNCTEECKALGHSDRCWMPSFVPSDGRQAADYRSNLHVPGMDSVPDTEVFETQEQTGERSFSTFGKEKSHHGTLERKEFDALLSSTRAPYKPPYLSRKRIC, encoded by the exons GTGTTATTTCTCCTGCTCTGCATCGTGGATGGAGTGGTTTCCCAGATCCGCTATTCTGTGCCAGAGGAGCAGGACCATGGCACGTTTGTGGGGAATATTGCCGAGGATTTGGGCTTGGACATCACCAAACTTTCCTCTCGCAGGTTTCAGACTGTGCCCAGCTCCAGGACTCCGTACCTCGAAGTGAATTTGGAGAACGGGGTGCTTTTTGTGAATGAGAAAATCGACAGGGAACAGATCTGCAAACAGAGTGCGACCTGCCTTCTACACCTGGAGGTATTTTTAGAAAACCCTTTGGAGCTTTTCCGTGTGGAAATCGAAATAGTGGATATCAATGACAACCCCCCCAGCTTCCCCGAACCTGACATTACTGTTGAAATTTCGGAAAGTGCCACTCCTGGAACCCGCTTCCCACTGGAGAGCGCATTCGACCCCGATGTGGGCACCAATGCGCTCCGCACCTATGAAATCACCACCAACAGCTATTTTTACCTCGATGTGCAAACACAAGGTGATGGGAACAAGTTTGCAGAATTAGTATTGGAAAAGCCACTGGACAGGGAGCAGCAGGCGGTGCACAGGTACGTACTAACAGCAGTGGATGGGGGTCTGCCCCAGAGGACTGGCACGGCGCTGCTGGTGGTTAAAGTGCTAGACTCCAATGATAATGTGCCAGTCTTTGATCAGTCGGTGTATACGGTCAGCTTACCCGAAAACTCGCCAGTGGGCACTCTGGTCATTCAGTTAAATGCTACCGACATGGACGAGGGACAGAATGGGGAAATTGTCTATTCTTTTAGCAATCACATTTCTCCAAGAGTAAAGGATCTGTTTAATATCGACCCCAGAACGGGCAGGATTGAAGTGAGTGGGGAGGTCGACTTTGAGGAGAGCAGTATGTATCAAATCTACGTGCAGGCGAAAGATCTGGGACCTAACGCTGTGCCAGCCCACTGTAAAGTCCTGGTCAAGGTGCTGGATGTGAATGATAATGCCCCGGACATTAGTTTCAGCACAGTGACCGAGTCGGTGAGCGAGAAGGCTGCCCCTGGCACCGTGATCGCCCTGCTCAGCGTCACCGACAAGGACTCCGGGGAAAACGGGCAGATCCACTGCGAGATCCTGGGAGACGTCCCTTTCAAGCTCAAGTCTTCTTTTCGGAACTATTACACCATTGTTACGGATGGACCTCTGGACAGGGAAAATGCCGATTCATACACCATCACAGTGGTGGCAAAAGACAAGGGTTCCCCGTCCCAGACAGCGAGCAAGTCCATTAAAGTGCAGGTGTCAGATGAAAATGACAACTCTCCCAGATTTACGCAGCCCATTTATGATGTCTATGTGACTGAAAATAATGTACCCGGGGCTTATATTTATGCAGTAAGCGCCGTGGATCCCGACATCGGGCAAAATGCTTATATTTCTTACTCCATATTGGAGTGCGATATTCAGGGCATGTCAGTTTTTACCTATGTGTCAATCAATTCTGAAAACGGCTACCTTTACGCGCTGAGATCATTTGATTATGAGCAATTGAAAGACTTCAGCTTCATGGTTCAGGCGAAAGACTCCGGCAGCCCTGAGTTATCCACCAATGCGACAGTTAATGTGATCATAGTGGATCAAAATGACAATGCGCCTTCAGTCATTGCCCCGCTTGGCAAAAACGGCACAGCCAAAGAACATCTGCCCAGATCTGCAGAACCTGGCTATTTGGTGACCCGGATAGTGGCCATGGATGCAGATGATGGAGAAAACGCTCGTCTGTCTTATAGTATATTAAGGGGAAATGAAATGGGCATGTTTCGGATGGACTGGAGGACTGGTGAGCTGAGGACTGCCAGAAGGGTCCCCAGCAAAAGAGACCCGCATCACCCTTACGACTTGTTGATCGAGGTGAGGGACCACGGACAGCCACCTCTTTCCTCCACAGCCAGCGTGGTGGTTCTCATAGTGGACAGTATTGTGGAAGGCCACAGTGGGGATCGTGGGTCCCCCAAAACTAAAGAGACGTCCCTCGATTTGACTCTGATACTCATTATCGCCCTGGGCTCCGTGTCTTTTATCTTCCTCCTGGCGATGATAGTACTGGCCATCCGATGTCAAAAGGACAAAAAATTGAACATTTACACGTGTCTGGCCAGTGACTGCTGCCTCTGCTGCAGTTCTTGCTGTAGCAGGCAGGCAAGAGCCAGGAAGAAAAAGCTTAGCAAGTCAGATATCATGCTGGTGCAGAGCTCTAATGTCACCAACACTGCCCAGGTCCCAGTAGAGGAATCCGGGAGCTTTGGTTCCCATCATCAAAACCAGAACTATTGCTACCAG ACAAAACACCAGCGAGCTGAACTCAGTTACCTTGTTGATAGACCGCGGCGTGTTAACAG TTCTGCTTTCCAGGAAGCAGATATAGTGAGTTCTAAAGACAGTGGACATGGTGATAGTGAACAAGGAGACAGTGACCATGATGCCACCAATCGAGGTCATGCATCTG gCGCTGATCTTTTTTCAAATTGCACAGAAGAGTGCAAAGCCCTAGGGCACTCAGATCGATGCTGGATGCCCTCCTTTGTGCCATCCGATGGCCGCCAGGCTGCAGATTATCGTAGCAATCTGCATGTTCCAGGAATGGACTCTGTGCCAGACACTGAGGTATTTGAAACTCAAGAGCAAACTGGGGAGAGATCTTTCTCCACCTTTGGCAAAGAGAAGTCACATCACGGCACGCTAGAGAGGAAAGAGTTTGATGCACTTCTGTCTAGCACACGTGCGCCTTACAAACCACCTTATTTGT CGCGGAAAAGGATTTGCTAG
- the LOC136766585 gene encoding protocadherin-10 isoform X1 gives MIVLFLLLCIVDGVVSQIRYSVPEEQDHGTFVGNIAEDLGLDITKLSSRRFQTVPSSRTPYLEVNLENGVLFVNEKIDREQICKQSATCLLHLEVFLENPLELFRVEIEIVDINDNPPSFPEPDITVEISESATPGTRFPLESAFDPDVGTNALRTYEITTNSYFYLDVQTQGDGNKFAELVLEKPLDREQQAVHRYVLTAVDGGLPQRTGTALLVVKVLDSNDNVPVFDQSVYTVSLPENSPVGTLVIQLNATDMDEGQNGEIVYSFSNHISPRVKDLFNIDPRTGRIEVSGEVDFEESSMYQIYVQAKDLGPNAVPAHCKVLVKVLDVNDNAPDISFSTVTESVSEKAAPGTVIALLSVTDKDSGENGQIHCEILGDVPFKLKSSFRNYYTIVTDGPLDRENADSYTITVVAKDKGSPSQTASKSIKVQVSDENDNSPRFTQPIYDVYVTENNVPGAYIYAVSAVDPDIGQNAYISYSILECDIQGMSVFTYVSINSENGYLYALRSFDYEQLKDFSFMVQAKDSGSPELSTNATVNVIIVDQNDNAPSVIAPLGKNGTAKEHLPRSAEPGYLVTRIVAMDADDGENARLSYSILRGNEMGMFRMDWRTGELRTARRVPSKRDPHHPYDLLIEVRDHGQPPLSSTASVVVLIVDSIVEGHSGDRGSPKTKETSLDLTLILIIALGSVSFIFLLAMIVLAIRCQKDKKLNIYTCLASDCCLCCSSCCSRQARARKKKLSKSDIMLVQSSNVTNTAQVPVEESGSFGSHHQNQNYCYQVCLTPESAKTDLMFLKPCSPARSTDTDHNPCGAIVTGYTDQQPDIISNGSILSNETKHQRAELSYLVDRPRRVNSSAFQEADIVSSKDSGHGDSEQGDSDHDATNRGHASGADLFSNCTEECKALGHSDRCWMPSFVPSDGRQAADYRSNLHVPGMDSVPDTEVFETQEQTGERSFSTFGKEKSHHGTLERKEFDALLSSTRAPYKPPYLSRKRIC, from the exons GTGTTATTTCTCCTGCTCTGCATCGTGGATGGAGTGGTTTCCCAGATCCGCTATTCTGTGCCAGAGGAGCAGGACCATGGCACGTTTGTGGGGAATATTGCCGAGGATTTGGGCTTGGACATCACCAAACTTTCCTCTCGCAGGTTTCAGACTGTGCCCAGCTCCAGGACTCCGTACCTCGAAGTGAATTTGGAGAACGGGGTGCTTTTTGTGAATGAGAAAATCGACAGGGAACAGATCTGCAAACAGAGTGCGACCTGCCTTCTACACCTGGAGGTATTTTTAGAAAACCCTTTGGAGCTTTTCCGTGTGGAAATCGAAATAGTGGATATCAATGACAACCCCCCCAGCTTCCCCGAACCTGACATTACTGTTGAAATTTCGGAAAGTGCCACTCCTGGAACCCGCTTCCCACTGGAGAGCGCATTCGACCCCGATGTGGGCACCAATGCGCTCCGCACCTATGAAATCACCACCAACAGCTATTTTTACCTCGATGTGCAAACACAAGGTGATGGGAACAAGTTTGCAGAATTAGTATTGGAAAAGCCACTGGACAGGGAGCAGCAGGCGGTGCACAGGTACGTACTAACAGCAGTGGATGGGGGTCTGCCCCAGAGGACTGGCACGGCGCTGCTGGTGGTTAAAGTGCTAGACTCCAATGATAATGTGCCAGTCTTTGATCAGTCGGTGTATACGGTCAGCTTACCCGAAAACTCGCCAGTGGGCACTCTGGTCATTCAGTTAAATGCTACCGACATGGACGAGGGACAGAATGGGGAAATTGTCTATTCTTTTAGCAATCACATTTCTCCAAGAGTAAAGGATCTGTTTAATATCGACCCCAGAACGGGCAGGATTGAAGTGAGTGGGGAGGTCGACTTTGAGGAGAGCAGTATGTATCAAATCTACGTGCAGGCGAAAGATCTGGGACCTAACGCTGTGCCAGCCCACTGTAAAGTCCTGGTCAAGGTGCTGGATGTGAATGATAATGCCCCGGACATTAGTTTCAGCACAGTGACCGAGTCGGTGAGCGAGAAGGCTGCCCCTGGCACCGTGATCGCCCTGCTCAGCGTCACCGACAAGGACTCCGGGGAAAACGGGCAGATCCACTGCGAGATCCTGGGAGACGTCCCTTTCAAGCTCAAGTCTTCTTTTCGGAACTATTACACCATTGTTACGGATGGACCTCTGGACAGGGAAAATGCCGATTCATACACCATCACAGTGGTGGCAAAAGACAAGGGTTCCCCGTCCCAGACAGCGAGCAAGTCCATTAAAGTGCAGGTGTCAGATGAAAATGACAACTCTCCCAGATTTACGCAGCCCATTTATGATGTCTATGTGACTGAAAATAATGTACCCGGGGCTTATATTTATGCAGTAAGCGCCGTGGATCCCGACATCGGGCAAAATGCTTATATTTCTTACTCCATATTGGAGTGCGATATTCAGGGCATGTCAGTTTTTACCTATGTGTCAATCAATTCTGAAAACGGCTACCTTTACGCGCTGAGATCATTTGATTATGAGCAATTGAAAGACTTCAGCTTCATGGTTCAGGCGAAAGACTCCGGCAGCCCTGAGTTATCCACCAATGCGACAGTTAATGTGATCATAGTGGATCAAAATGACAATGCGCCTTCAGTCATTGCCCCGCTTGGCAAAAACGGCACAGCCAAAGAACATCTGCCCAGATCTGCAGAACCTGGCTATTTGGTGACCCGGATAGTGGCCATGGATGCAGATGATGGAGAAAACGCTCGTCTGTCTTATAGTATATTAAGGGGAAATGAAATGGGCATGTTTCGGATGGACTGGAGGACTGGTGAGCTGAGGACTGCCAGAAGGGTCCCCAGCAAAAGAGACCCGCATCACCCTTACGACTTGTTGATCGAGGTGAGGGACCACGGACAGCCACCTCTTTCCTCCACAGCCAGCGTGGTGGTTCTCATAGTGGACAGTATTGTGGAAGGCCACAGTGGGGATCGTGGGTCCCCCAAAACTAAAGAGACGTCCCTCGATTTGACTCTGATACTCATTATCGCCCTGGGCTCCGTGTCTTTTATCTTCCTCCTGGCGATGATAGTACTGGCCATCCGATGTCAAAAGGACAAAAAATTGAACATTTACACGTGTCTGGCCAGTGACTGCTGCCTCTGCTGCAGTTCTTGCTGTAGCAGGCAGGCAAGAGCCAGGAAGAAAAAGCTTAGCAAGTCAGATATCATGCTGGTGCAGAGCTCTAATGTCACCAACACTGCCCAGGTCCCAGTAGAGGAATCCGGGAGCTTTGGTTCCCATCATCAAAACCAGAACTATTGCTACCAGGTATGTCTCACACCGGAATCGGCCAAAACTGATCTCATGTTCCTAAAGCCCTGTAGTCCTGCTAGGAGCACAGACACTGACCACAATCCCTGTGGAGCCATAGTGACAGGTTATACAGACCAGCAGCCTGACATCATATCTAACGGCAGCATATTATCAAACGAG ACAAAACACCAGCGAGCTGAACTCAGTTACCTTGTTGATAGACCGCGGCGTGTTAACAG TTCTGCTTTCCAGGAAGCAGATATAGTGAGTTCTAAAGACAGTGGACATGGTGATAGTGAACAAGGAGACAGTGACCATGATGCCACCAATCGAGGTCATGCATCTG gCGCTGATCTTTTTTCAAATTGCACAGAAGAGTGCAAAGCCCTAGGGCACTCAGATCGATGCTGGATGCCCTCCTTTGTGCCATCCGATGGCCGCCAGGCTGCAGATTATCGTAGCAATCTGCATGTTCCAGGAATGGACTCTGTGCCAGACACTGAGGTATTTGAAACTCAAGAGCAAACTGGGGAGAGATCTTTCTCCACCTTTGGCAAAGAGAAGTCACATCACGGCACGCTAGAGAGGAAAGAGTTTGATGCACTTCTGTCTAGCACACGTGCGCCTTACAAACCACCTTATTTGT CGCGGAAAAGGATTTGCTAG